In the genome of Abyssalbus ytuae, the window TATTAAACTGCAGACTTATACTGCTGACACCATTACAATTAATGCTCGCAACGATTATTTTAAGATTAAACAGGGAACTCATTGGGATGGTCAATATTTGTATGATTTGTATAAAGAGGCATCGCTTCCATGGGAATGGCACAAGGAATTATTTGAAACTGCGCAAGAGGAAGGATTAATTTGTTTTTCTTCTCCTTTTGATAAATCTGCTGTGGACTTTCTTGAGGAATTAAATTGCCCTATATATAAAGTTGCTTCTTTTGAAATAACAGATATCCCATTAATAGAATATATTGCTTCCAAAGGAAAACCCCTCATTATTTCCACAGGTATAGCAACTATTGAAGATATTCAGCTTGCAATTGATGTCTGTAGAAATGCAGGCAATGAACAAATCACAATTTTAAAATGTACATCAGCTTATCCAGCTTCACCAGAAGATGCTAATTTGTTAACTATTCCTGATATAGCCAAAAGGTTTAAAGTTATCGCAGGCTTGTCTGACCATACCTTAGGTATTGAAGCTCCTGTGGTCGCAGTTTCTTTAGGGGCAAAAGTTATCGAAAAACATTTCATTCTTGACAAATCTATAGGAGGTGCAGATGCCCATTTTTCCTTGGATAAAATTGAATTTAAGAAAATGGTAGATGCAGTTCGTTTTACCGAAAAAATGCTTGGAAATATAGATTATGAAATGACTGATAAAAAGAAAAAGAGCAGAGAATTTTCGAGATCACTTTTTGTAGTAAAGGATGTAAGAAAAGGAGATGTAATTACTGAAGAAAATGTGCGTTCCATAAGGCCTGGATATGGTTTACATCCTAAGTATTTTAAAGAAATCCTAGGGAAAACTGCTAAAAAAGACTTAAAAAAAGGAACCCCTTTCTCTTTAAATATGATATATTAAAAAAATAATTTTTATGTTACTTTTATTTAATTATACAAACTTAAGCTCTTATAATAAACTTACTTTAAGTTCTTTCCCAGTTCATTATGAACTAAATAAAAGAGAGTATTTTTTTGAAAATGAAAGGGTTGTTTTATTTTTGATTTCCAATGCTAATGTAAAACATGATATTTCATTACTTTTTAAAAAAGAATCTGTTAAAATAGATTTTTTAAAACCATTTTTACAAGGTGATTATTTTGGAGTTTTTATAGAAAAACATATTGAACAAATAACAGTAATAAGAGATGAATCAGGTATAAATAGTGGTTATTATTATCATGACCCAATCAATAAGAACCTTATTATTGCAAGTGTAATGCATGATATTACAAATTTTGTTCCTTGTGAGTTGAGTAAAGAAACAATTTTTCAATTTTTATATTCTGATTATTTGTGGGATGGACAAACATTCTATAATCAAGTTAAGGAATTTAAAGTAGGAGAAGAGTGTATATTTGATAAAAATCTTCATCTAATTGACAAAAAAGAATTTAAAATACAATTTTCAAGTGTTGAGAATACCTTAACTGAAGAAGAGAATATTAAAACTTTAAGAAAGAAAATAGCTGATGCTCATAAAAAATATTTGAATGACCAAAATATTGTATTGTTGTCGGGAGGTATTGACTCAGTTGCTATGCTTATTGCATTAGATGATTTATTGGATAAAAAAAGAATAAAAGCATATTCTTATAAAGTAAAAAATGCTATAAACGCAGATGAAACAGTTTATGCTAAAAGCATTGCAAATCATTTAAATATAAATATAGAAATTTTTGAAAGAGAATTAAAAGAACAAATTGAACCAGAAGATTTTCAAAAACTAGTTTTAAAAATGAATAATCCTTATATGGGAGTACACATTTTTAATAATAATTTTGAAAACAATGAATTTGTAACATATTATGCGGGTCAAGATACTAGGTTACATACTCCTTCAGTTAATAAACTAGACTTATTTGCATTTAACTTAATTAATAAACCAAAAATAATAATAAAGACATTAAATTGGTTTGTTTCTCTGATAAGACCTCTATTTAAGCCATTTTTCAATTCTAAAAATAGAAATCTTAGAGGTTTATTAAGACTGACATATGTATTTGACATTCAAAAATATGTTCAAAAGTATTACTTTAAGATTGACAAGGCATATTTGGAATCCTATCATTTGCCAACAGAATTTTATAATAAATTTAAAACTAAATATTATATTGATCTAAATAAAATATATAACCAAAGAGGTTTATACAATACTATTGTTGAATTAAAATGGAAAGAACAATATGTCTCAGACATTAAATATATACAAGATATGGCTCGAATGAGTGATTCATATATTGCAATGCCCTTTTATGATATGAATTTAGCAAAATATAAAGCTACTATTCCATTTAAATTGACAACAAAAGCAATGTTTGGAAAATCTGGATTTGGAGAAAATAAAAAAGTTGTTTTTAAATACTTGTTGAGAATGTCGCTCAAAGATAAAATAGATAAAAAAACACTTTACAGATCGAAAGCGGCACCAGCTACATTTTATATATTATTTAATGAGAAGTTTACAAACGTATTAAAAAAAATTTTTGTTGTAGACTTAAATTCTGAAGAATCATTTATAAAAAATTATCATTTAAATGATTTTGTTGATAAGTTTTTAACTAAATCATCTGCTTGGGAGGAAAAAGATCAGGGATATTTGTTAAAAATTTATAATACTGCAGCTATAATTTGTTATTATAGAAATAGTAAGTACAAATAATCTTTTCAATATTTAAAATTATAAATGTTTGTTTCTTTTTTAAGAAAAATTACTGGTGCAATAAGAGCCAATTATAGTTTATTAAAATATATTTTACTTAGTTATTTTGATAAAACTATAATATTTTTGATACCGTTGCTTGTACTCTACTTATTTAATAATAAGTCATTATATGTTTCGGTAGAGTATATTTATTCTTTTGTTTTAGTAATAGTTCCTTTTTTAGATTTTGGGTTATCAGGATATTTTTTTTATTACTACAGAGAGCATAAAAATAAAAAGGCAGCAATTCTTGCTGTCTTTAATCTTTTTACCCTTTTGTATATTACTTTATTTCTTTTTGGCATAATGATAATACTTATCCATTATTTATGGTTCTCTTTTGAAAAATATATTCTATATATCGTATTTAGATGTCTATTTCTGGTGCTATTTATGTTTTTATCATCATACCACAGATTAATGAATAAGCCTAAAAAAGCTCTTTTTATTACAATTACTTCCAATATAATTTCATTAATAGTAATATTTTATCTTTATATCTTTAATTTAGAAATATCTGTTTTCCCAGTTTTTGTTGGCCAAATACTTTTTTGCTGTTATTTTTTTCTTGTTTTAGTTAGAAAAATTTTAAAAACAAAAACCTTTAAAAAAAATTTATTAAAATCAGTTTTTTTTGGTTCTGTTTTATTTGCATGGCCTACAATAATTCAAGTTTTTTTAATGATGTATATTGCCAATTATGGTAAAATAAAAGCAATTAATCATTTAAATTTAGAAGAAGCAACATTATTGTCATTAACTCAAAGATATTCTATGCTAATTCAATTGACCCATACCTCGATTGTTGCTTTTTTGATGAAAGATTTATACTTGGAGAATATGAAAAAAATAAATTTAAAGAGGTTTTTTAAATACTTTTTATTTCTTTTATTAAGCGTAGTAGGTGTAGTTATATTAATATGTTTAAACTGGTATCATAAAGAAATATTGATATCCAGATTACGGGTATTCCAAGTGTCTATACTTATGATAGGATATACAATCTTATGGTGTATATATTCTTTTTTGGAAATATTTTATAGTAGAGAGAATAAAAATATTATTAAACTATATCTAGCAATTGTGAATGCTATAGTTTTTATTATAGTAATTAATGGGTTTTCAATGTCTCTCTTAGATAGAATAGTTTATGCTATGATGAGTAGTGTTTTTATTGCCTTAATATGTTCAATAATTGTTTTGAAACAAAGAGGATATTATTTATACAAATGAAAATAATTTTAACTTTTTTAGTGTCATTAATACCTATTAATAGATTGAAAATATGGGTTTATAACTTTTTTAAGGGATATAAGATATCATATGATTCAAAAATAGGTTTTTTAAATGTTCTTTGTGCAACTAAATTTACAGCAGACAAAGTTACGATAGGAAACTTCAATTTTATTCATGGGAAGGAAGTTGAACTGATGAAAGGAGTTTTAATAAATAAGTTTAACAGGATAAAAAATATTAATAGATTATTATTAAAAGAAAAAGCGATTATTTATAGTTGGAATTTTGTTTCAGGTATTCCTGAAAAAAGCAAACATACATCATTGATATTTGATAATCAGAATTTAACGTTAGGTAAAGAGTCATCTTTACTGAGAAAAAACTATGTGGATTTAGTTAATGAAGTTGTAATAGGTGATAATGTAGTTTTTGGTGGAAATGGTTCAGAAATTTGGACTCATGGTTTTGATATTTATAGAACAATGCTAGTGGGTAGAGTTACTTTTGGCAATAATATTTTTATAGGGTCAGGTTGTATTTTTACAAAAGGAATTAATGTAAGTGATGAAACAATTATTGCCCCAGGAAGTATCATTTATAAAAGTATTACTGAAAAAGGTATTTATAGTACACATGAAATAAGAAAAATAAAGTAAAATTGGAATTAATTAGATTCTATTAAACAATGATTTTTTATGAATGAATATTTAAGTAATAAGTTAAAAGTGTTTTCATTTGTTTTAATGATTCTAGTTGTTTATTTACACTCATATAACCGTATTATTAATTTAAAAAATTGTTCTATAGAAATTAATTATGGTATTAATTTAGCATTTCAAGAATTTATAAGTAATGGGATAAGGATTGCTGTCCCTCTGTTTTTTGCAATATCTGGCTATTTGTTTTTTGCTAACATAAAAGAATTTCCTTTTTTATTATATCGTCAAAAGGTATCAAAAAGATTAAAAACATTGGTAAAACCTTATTTTTTTTGGTCTGTGTTTTGGTTATTGATATATTTTTTATTACAATCACTCCCTCATTCATCTTCTTTTTTTACCGAAACTTTAATTAAGGATTATACATTAATCCAATTAATAGATACAATTGTTTTTAATCCCGTAGCATATCAATTATGGTTTATAAGAGATTTGATAATCATCATTGTAATGACTCCTTTAATTTATTGGGGTTTAAAACATACTAAAATGATTTTAATTTCAGTATTATTTATTATTTGGTTTATTAATATTAATATTGTCGTTTTTTCTAATGAAGGCATATTCTTTTTTGTTTTAGGAGCATATCTGTCGATTTATAAGATAGACATACAAAGGTTAAGTTACCATTATTGGTTACCATTTATGAGTATATGGTTATTAATTCTTTTCTTTAAAATGTATATTGAAGATATTTTTATTAAAATCTTAATACAAAAAGCAGGTATTTTAGTTGGTGTTTTGGCATCATGGTTATTATACGACGTGATTTTTTTAAATGCCAGTAAAAATTATTATTTAGAAAAAGAATCTATAATACTACTTACTTTTTTTTTATTTACTACTCATGAACCAACCTTAACAATAATCAAAAAAATGCTATTTTATATGTTGGGAACGACAGAGTTAGCTTCTTTTTTAATTTTTATATTTGCGCCAATAATAACAATATTTATTTGTCTATCTATGGGCTATTTATTAAAGCGTTTCCTTCTTAAGTTTTATTTTTTTATTACGGGAGGGAGATAATTTTACAATTGATATAATTATAAAGAATGAAAAATATATGCTTTATAGCAAATTATTATAAGACAGGTGTATTTATAGAAATTGCAAAAGGATTAATGCAATATGGTTTAAGACCATATTGGATAGTTCCTAATTTTAAACAATATATAAGTTTAAAGACTCATTTTCATGAAGATAGATTACTGTATATCGGAAAAAAAGAAGTTTTAGCTTCAAAAACTGAAGCTCGAGAGTTTGATCTAAAAATTAATGAACTAATTCATGGGGATAGAGTATTAAGATATGAATCTGAAAAGTGGAAATTTAAGTATTTAGCCAAGTTGAAAGATTTATATTATGTCTTTATAGAGAAAAATCAAATACAATTTATTTTTGGCGAGCTCACTTGGGCACATGAACTAGTGGCATATAGATTAACTTTGCAAGCCGTAAATCTAAATTGCGAATATTTGAATCCCCATACTATTAGAATACCCAATAGAAGATTTGCATTTTTTAGTGATGAATTTCAATCTAAAATAAAAGAAGTCAATGTTGAGTTGGCCACTCCTGCATCAACAAGGATTATAAATTTAGAAAAACCATCTTATTTAGCTTTAAATAACAAAATTTTAAATAACAAAAGAACAATAGAATATAATCTTACTAAGTTAAAAAACTTTATTTTTAGAACGAATCAAGACAGCAATGATCCCACATTATATAATAGTGCTTTTACATTGTTTAAAATACGTACAAAGGAAATATATAACAGAATTGTATTTAAAAATTTTGTGAAAGAGACTAAAATAGAAGAGTTACCTCAAAATAAATCTTTTATTTTATTTACCTTGCATAAGCAACCGGAAGCATCGATAGATGTAATAGGAAGATACTATGAGAACCAATTAGAATTAATTACCAACATTTGGAGAATACTGCCTCAAGAATATATTTTATTGGTGAAAGAACATTCTAATGCTATAGGAGACCGTTCTGTAAGTTTTTATAAAAAGGTAAAAAGTTTAAAAAATGTAATTCTTATTGAGCATAGAGAGGATTCCCATAAGATATTAGAAAAAACAGAGGCAGTATTTACTGTTTCGGGAACAATTGCATATGAGGCAGCTTTGAAAGGAATATATGCATACACATTTGCTCCAACTTTTTTTAATAAATTAAATGCGTGTAGAAAAGTTTCTTGGTCAACATATAGAAATATTAAATCATTTAAAGAGTTATCAATCTCAACAAAAAATGATAATCGAATAAAATTTTCAGATTGGTTATTTTCAAATTCATTTGAAGGAATTATGTCTGATGCTTTTAGTGATCCAAGATGCATGGAAAAGGAAAATATATTAAAACTTGTTAATGCATTTTTAAAAGTTACGAAATGTTAATTTTAACAAAGGATTCAATAATTAAAGTATTATTATCTTGTAGTTTGATATTTCTATCTTTTACTAATGTTTTTATATTTAGCGTTGTAGAAGCTCGAATATCTTTATATATTTTTAGTTTATTTGTTTTTATTTTAATAATACTAGGATTAAGGAGTAAAATACCTAACTTAACCAATCAATATGTATTATTATTTTACATTTTGCTATCTTTTTTAGTTAACTTTAAAGCATCCAAAATAACTTCTGTAATATATTCAGGTTTATTCATTATTTATTATGTATATCTCTTTTACCTAGTAAAAAAGTTTTTTGTCTTAAGTGATTTTTTAAGAGTATTAAAGATAATCATATTAAGTTATTTTATTGTTTTATTAATTTCTCAATTTTTGGTGATTTTTGATTTGTACTCACTTAATACACCTTATAACGATTATTTTCAATCAACAGGCCCTTTAGGGATTCAACGTAACAATATAACAAAAACCTTTAGGTATCATTCTTTATCTTCTGAGCCCTCTTATGCAGCTATAATAATGATTATTTGTTATAATATTATTATACTCTTTAATTCTTCAAAACGAGAAGTTGTACTTTATGGAATTATAGTTCTCTATATGATATTATCTTTTAAATCTGCTATCGGGATTATATTATTACTATTATTGATAGTTGGAAATTTAAGGCTTTCAAGTAAACAAATTTTATTATTTTTGCTTCCCATTTTAGTAATAACATTATTGATGTTGTATTTTAATTTTGGAGGAAAGAGCATTGAGAGAATAAGAAATTTAATTTTATTAATTTTTTCATCTGAGGGAGAGTTTCTAAAAAGATTAAACCTAATAGATTCTAGTGCTTATGCTAGATTAAATCCTTTTTATGTTTATATTAGGGATGTAAATTTTTTAGATTTACATTTTTATTTAGGTCATGGGGCAAATACTTCGGAAGAGTATTTTACAGAAATTTTATATCCAAATTCTTGGGAAAGTCATTTATCTTTTCGACCAGGTTTTATTCCTGGTTTTTTATATGATTATGGGATTCTAGGAGTTGTGTTTGTGTTTAATTGGTTGTTGCTAAAAATAATAAAGATTAAAAGAAATTTATTTTTTATTGCGTTGATCTCTATTTTAATGTTGAATTCAAACTTTAATACTCAGTTATTTTGGATTTTTGTGACTTTTTATACAATTGCTAATATGTTTTTAATAAATTCCAACTCAATTAGTTCAGTTTCTTGTAAAATGGAAAACGTTTAAAATTAATTTAATATAAAATAAAATTGAATATATTAGTTGACGCACATGTTTTTGATGGAAAATATCAAGGGACACGTTCATACTTAAAAGGTTTGTATTCTGCACTTATATCTATGGCTCCCCCTAAGTGGATTTTTTTCATTGCAGCTAATAAAATTGATAATTTGAAAAAAGAGTTTGGAGAGCATACAAATATTAAGTATATAAAATTAAATAACAATAAATTTTACAGACTTCTTTTAGAAATACCCTATATAATTAAAAAAAATAATATAGATTTTGCACATTTCCAATATATAGTTCCTCCTTTTAAAAATTGTAAGCAAATAGTTACTATTCATGATATACTTTTTGAACAAAGTGAGTTTAAAAAATTCTTTCCTCTTAAATATAGGATCATAAACGGAATACTTTTTAAGATGTCCGTTAGAAGATCAGATATTTTACTTACTGTTTCTAATTATTCTCGTGAGAAAATATCAGAATTATACAATGTGGATTTGTCTGAAATTCATGTTACCCCTAATTCTGTAGAAATAGATTTTAAAAAGATAGAAATAACTTCAAAAACATTTAAAGGGGAGAAGTTTATTTTGTATGTTTCTAGAATTGAACCAAGGAAAAATCACATAATTTTACTAAAGGCTTTTTTTGAATTAGAACTATATAAAAAAGGTTATTTACTGGTTTTTGTTGGATCAAAAGATTTTGTAGATAAACAATTACTCAAATATATTAATAAAAATAAAGAATTAGTTAAGCAACATGTAGTATGGAAAAGTGATCTTACTTTAAATCAAATTAAGCTCTGTTATTACAATTGTTCTTTGTTTGTTTTTCCTTCAGTGGCAGAAGGTTTCGGTATTCCAATCATGGAAGCAATGGTTTTTAACAAAAAAATTATAATATCTAATCAAACGGCAATGAAAGATTTTAATCTTCCCCCTGAGTTAACTTTTAATCCATACGATGTAGATGAATTAAAGAATAAGCTAATGAATATGCTCTCAAATAAAAAGGATTATAAAGAATTATATATGAATATATTATCAGAATTCAAGTGGGAGAAAAGTGCTGAAAAAATGATTCATTTAATCAATCAATTTATATGATAAAATCACTAATTATTCAAAAAAGCAATTTAATATATTTAATTCTTATTGTATTTGTTTTTTTTCTATGTGGGTTTTATACTTTTTCTAAATATGCTGTAATTGAAGAGCCGATAGATAATATTAGGATTGAATTGGATAAAAACATACTTAGTTTAGGAATGCCAACTCTTTATGCCTATATGCAAGGAGAACCAAAGGTTAATTTTCAGAAAGCATATAAGTTTAAGAGAGTTAATGATTCTATTATAGAGATTAATGATTTGAAAAGGGAGGGTATAACTAAATTTAGGATTTATTTTGAATATATAGGGAAAGATTTTCTTTTAAAAAGAATAAATTTATTAAGTGATTCTAAAATTCTTAAAACAATAAAACTTTCTGATATTTCAACTTTTGATCATATAGAAATTAATAAAAATGGCACTTTTAGTGTTACTAAAATTAATGGATATATTGAATCCCCATATATTTTAATTTACAATTTTCCATATATAATAATTTTTTTTACAACTACATTATTAAGTATACTTTTAGTATTTCTTTTTAAAAAAATTGAGTTTATAGAAATTCTAGCAGAGACAAATAAAAGGGAATATATTTTTATTTTTTACTTATTTTCAATTTTTTCTTTTCACCCTTTGTTTAATATAGCTTTGATTTTTGCCTTAGCTTTTTATATAAAAAAATTTAGTAAAGAAAGATTTTTAGAAAACAAAATTAATATTCTTTTTTTATTGTTTTTTTTGGTGTATTTTTTTAACAGTATCTTTGTGAAAAGTAATGAAATTAGAGATTTTTCGACTATCGAAAGATTTTTGCCATTTGTTTTTATACCTATATTATTAAGCTCTTTAAAACCTAAAAGACCGTTGTTTTTTTTTATGATGTCAGGGCTCATATTAGGCTTTTGTTTATTTTCTTTTTCATTGATTGACCTTATTGTTAATAAAAATGTAGAATATTTTGCATTTGATAATTTTTCAAAATATTACCATCCTATATATGTCTCTTATCTACTTTTTCTTTCTATTTGCTATTTAGAACAGCATTATAATTTAAAACATAAGTATTTTTTTGAACTAATTCTTTTTATGTTATTAGTATTTTTGGGTTCAAAGTTAGTTTTAATAATTTCCGTAATTTTGTTTACTTCTTTTTTTAAGAATTTTAACACCAATCGGAAAGAAATAATTTCATTTTTTTTAGTTTTAACTATCTTATTTATCATTTTTAAACCCTTACAAATAAGATTTAAAGAAGTGTTAAATTTTGATGATTTAAGTATTTTAAAAGAAAAAAAGATAAATGATTCAAATGATTCAAGAGTAAATGGTCTAACATTGAGATTAATACTTTGGAGAGAGTCATTAGCAACTATAGATGGTTGGAAAGAATACCTGTTCGGTAATGGAGTGTCAAAATCTAAAAGTAAAGATTTATATGATAGATTAAAAAAGCTTGGTTTAATTCATCATGTAACTTACAATCCTCACAATCAGTTTATCGATACATTTTGGCGCACTGGTTTAATAGGCTTATTAATTTTACTAAGCCTATTTATTGCGTCTTTAAGTCAAGGTATAAAAAATAAAGATCATCTTTTAATAGCTTTCAGCTTGTTTATGATGTTTAGTATGATGACAGAGTCTGTTTTTGGTAGAGTTAGAGGGATCTATTTTTTTACTACTGTTATTGTTTTGTTGACTAATAAAGATTTGAACAATGAGAATCGCAATATTAGGGACTCGAGGAGTGCCAAATAATCATGGAGGGTTTGAACAATTTGCTGAATTTTTTTCGAGATATCTTGCTGATAATGGGCATGAGGTTTACGTGTATAATTCTCATAATCATCCCTATCAAAAAAAAAGCTGGAAAGGTGTAAAAATAGTACACAAATATGACCCTGAATATAAGATAGGTACAGCAGGACAATTCATATATGATTTAAACTGTATTCTGCATTCTAGAAAAGAAAAATTCGATATTATTCTTCAGTTAGGCTATACAAGTAGTTCAATTTGGAGCTTTTTCTTCCCTAAAAGTTCTATTATTGTAACCAATATGGATGGATTGGAATGGAAAAGATCAAAATATAGTAAAATAGTTCGAAGATTTTTAAAACGTGCCGAAAGATGGGGTGCGAAATATAGTGATTTTCTTATTGCAGATTCAAAAGGGATACAAGAATATTTACGAACTACTTATAATAAAGAATCTGAATTTATTGCTTATGGGGCCACCCTTTTTAATGATCCTAATGAAAACTTACTGGTAAATTATGATGTGAGTAAATATAATTATTTTATTCTCATTGCCCGAATAGAACCGGAAAATCATATTGAAACTATCTTGCAAGGGTTTCATGAATCTATTCAGGAACGACCTTTTTTAGTGATAGGAAAAATTAACAAATATGGAGCTTACCTGAAAAAAAAGTTTGAAAAAAACAAAAGAATCCGTTTTTTGGGAGC includes:
- the pseI gene encoding pseudaminic acid synthase, with the translated sequence MNSNKCFIIAEMSANHGGNIEIAKETIRAAKEIGADAIKLQTYTADTITINARNDYFKIKQGTHWDGQYLYDLYKEASLPWEWHKELFETAQEEGLICFSSPFDKSAVDFLEELNCPIYKVASFEITDIPLIEYIASKGKPLIISTGIATIEDIQLAIDVCRNAGNEQITILKCTSAYPASPEDANLLTIPDIAKRFKVIAGLSDHTLGIEAPVVAVSLGAKVIEKHFILDKSIGGADAHFSLDKIEFKKMVDAVRFTEKMLGNIDYEMTDKKKKSREFSRSLFVVKDVRKGDVITEENVRSIRPGYGLHPKYFKEILGKTAKKDLKKGTPFSLNMIY
- a CDS encoding asparagine synthase-related protein, which gives rise to MLLLFNYTNLSSYNKLTLSSFPVHYELNKREYFFENERVVLFLISNANVKHDISLLFKKESVKIDFLKPFLQGDYFGVFIEKHIEQITVIRDESGINSGYYYHDPINKNLIIASVMHDITNFVPCELSKETIFQFLYSDYLWDGQTFYNQVKEFKVGEECIFDKNLHLIDKKEFKIQFSSVENTLTEEENIKTLRKKIADAHKKYLNDQNIVLLSGGIDSVAMLIALDDLLDKKRIKAYSYKVKNAINADETVYAKSIANHLNINIEIFERELKEQIEPEDFQKLVLKMNNPYMGVHIFNNNFENNEFVTYYAGQDTRLHTPSVNKLDLFAFNLINKPKIIIKTLNWFVSLIRPLFKPFFNSKNRNLRGLLRLTYVFDIQKYVQKYYFKIDKAYLESYHLPTEFYNKFKTKYYIDLNKIYNQRGLYNTIVELKWKEQYVSDIKYIQDMARMSDSYIAMPFYDMNLAKYKATIPFKLTTKAMFGKSGFGENKKVVFKYLLRMSLKDKIDKKTLYRSKAAPATFYILFNEKFTNVLKKIFVVDLNSEESFIKNYHLNDFVDKFLTKSSAWEEKDQGYLLKIYNTAAIICYYRNSKYK
- a CDS encoding acyltransferase, translated to MKIILTFLVSLIPINRLKIWVYNFFKGYKISYDSKIGFLNVLCATKFTADKVTIGNFNFIHGKEVELMKGVLINKFNRIKNINRLLLKEKAIIYSWNFVSGIPEKSKHTSLIFDNQNLTLGKESSLLRKNYVDLVNEVVIGDNVVFGGNGSEIWTHGFDIYRTMLVGRVTFGNNIFIGSGCIFTKGINVSDETIIAPGSIIYKSITEKGIYSTHEIRKIK
- a CDS encoding acyltransferase family protein; this encodes MNEYLSNKLKVFSFVLMILVVYLHSYNRIINLKNCSIEINYGINLAFQEFISNGIRIAVPLFFAISGYLFFANIKEFPFLLYRQKVSKRLKTLVKPYFFWSVFWLLIYFLLQSLPHSSSFFTETLIKDYTLIQLIDTIVFNPVAYQLWFIRDLIIIIVMTPLIYWGLKHTKMILISVLFIIWFININIVVFSNEGIFFFVLGAYLSIYKIDIQRLSYHYWLPFMSIWLLILFFKMYIEDIFIKILIQKAGILVGVLASWLLYDVIFLNASKNYYLEKESIILLTFFLFTTHEPTLTIIKKMLFYMLGTTELASFLIFIFAPIITIFICLSMGYLLKRFLLKFYFFITGGR
- a CDS encoding glycosyltransferase family 4 protein, whose protein sequence is MNILVDAHVFDGKYQGTRSYLKGLYSALISMAPPKWIFFIAANKIDNLKKEFGEHTNIKYIKLNNNKFYRLLLEIPYIIKKNNIDFAHFQYIVPPFKNCKQIVTIHDILFEQSEFKKFFPLKYRIINGILFKMSVRRSDILLTVSNYSREKISELYNVDLSEIHVTPNSVEIDFKKIEITSKTFKGEKFILYVSRIEPRKNHIILLKAFFELELYKKGYLLVFVGSKDFVDKQLLKYINKNKELVKQHVVWKSDLTLNQIKLCYYNCSLFVFPSVAEGFGIPIMEAMVFNKKIIISNQTAMKDFNLPPELTFNPYDVDELKNKLMNMLSNKKDYKELYMNILSEFKWEKSAEKMIHLINQFI
- a CDS encoding O-antigen ligase family protein; translation: MIKSLIIQKSNLIYLILIVFVFFLCGFYTFSKYAVIEEPIDNIRIELDKNILSLGMPTLYAYMQGEPKVNFQKAYKFKRVNDSIIEINDLKREGITKFRIYFEYIGKDFLLKRINLLSDSKILKTIKLSDISTFDHIEINKNGTFSVTKINGYIESPYILIYNFPYIIIFFTTTLLSILLVFLFKKIEFIEILAETNKREYIFIFYLFSIFSFHPLFNIALIFALAFYIKKFSKERFLENKINILFLLFFLVYFFNSIFVKSNEIRDFSTIERFLPFVFIPILLSSLKPKRPLFFFMMSGLILGFCLFSFSLIDLIVNKNVEYFAFDNFSKYYHPIYVSYLLFLSICYLEQHYNLKHKYFFELILFMLLVFLGSKLVLIISVILFTSFFKNFNTNRKEIISFFLVLTILFIIFKPLQIRFKEVLNFDDLSILKEKKINDSNDSRVNGLTLRLILWRESLATIDGWKEYLFGNGVSKSKSKDLYDRLKKLGLIHHVTYNPHNQFIDTFWRTGLIGLLILLSLFIASLSQGIKNKDHLLIAFSLFMMFSMMTESVFGRVRGIYFFTTVIVLLTNKDLNNENRNIRDSRSAK
- a CDS encoding DUF1972 domain-containing protein, which encodes MRIAILGTRGVPNNHGGFEQFAEFFSRYLADNGHEVYVYNSHNHPYQKKSWKGVKIVHKYDPEYKIGTAGQFIYDLNCILHSRKEKFDIILQLGYTSSSIWSFFFPKSSIIVTNMDGLEWKRSKYSKIVRRFLKRAERWGAKYSDFLIADSKGIQEYLRTTYNKESEFIAYGATLFNDPNENLLVNYDVSKYNYFILIARIEPENHIETILQGFHESIQERPFLVIGKINKYGAYLKKKFEKNKRIRFLGAIYNIEHLNNLRYFSRYYFHGHSVGGTNPSLLEAMAANSLIVANKNEFNKSVLEEDATYFENSEDIEEILNKDILFQFKEKYSKRNGTKIEKLYNWNIINNKYESFMLKILRAEKK